The following coding sequences lie in one Thalassoglobus polymorphus genomic window:
- a CDS encoding Rieske 2Fe-2S domain-containing protein, giving the protein MANPIEVWKADKHPLDVWSDVERYADAQSKMSEVETTDLERMKWHGFFYRKRDKPGRYMNRIRVTANELTAAQAREIALIAYEYGHGIVDVTTRANLQIQGLEISHLPDVKKRLERVGLNSKQTGHDNIRNVFGHPFSGLLSEEIIDTRQLCKDVDEIYIDSRDYSDLPRKLNICFSGTEDHPAHYWTQDLSFMAARDDEGEAGFQVLLGGTQGQNPRLAWHLPVFLYPDQVVPLTEAIIQLFREKGTREKRNKARLRFLIEEIGIAGVIDWLEEKLPFRMQPSISEPIPTAVPEEFVGWIRQSNPKLWTMGLSVPLGRMTWKQLEGLSLLSKKWGDGQLRTTQEQGIAVINIPNGFRGAAATDAAALGLSVHADEFELNTMACTGSQFCNIAVTETKGHMFQLIEKLRKRALKLHGIRIHMSGCPSSCAQHFTADIGLKGVRVRRLVGTKEGFDLFLGGGLAGQVHMGLPYRLGIDVDQLPNVIEEVTDEYYLRHKPGQTFSSFWRERLQAAEAAKVGDDDYVVPTWICEGCEHEHQGEDPPVFCPSCAGLRRLFARIENEGDSPDQPDSKDSEQPTVRDDGFVFAAKLEDIPGKNGLTVQVQGREYALFRHEDGIRCIDSACPHEGASLADGEFKDGVVSCPWHDWTFNVCSGCSLEPVGHTVTTYGSLIEDERVYILPSVEGSASELAPQANSTADILAAARAGTSGASKKPVRPVEATLRIKEIIQETPDVKTFRLDNSEGKIPFDFPGKFAKVCQKIDGEDVWRSFTISSSPSKPEAIDLTIKLNPTGRLTQEMFASLQPGGELRLKGAQGAYFFDPDKHSQPLVLISAGSGITPMMSISRLIRDSNLSHPVTFLFGARTAADIIFHQECLQLQEQADWFRYFVTLSQPEESWQGAVGRLDMKYVQERVSDLKGSRYFLCGPNEFMDALRAQLVSQGVDDSHIHTEQFHQSPKAVTV; this is encoded by the coding sequence ATGGCTAATCCAATTGAAGTCTGGAAAGCAGACAAACACCCGCTTGATGTCTGGTCCGATGTCGAACGTTACGCCGACGCTCAGTCAAAAATGAGCGAGGTGGAAACCACCGATCTCGAACGGATGAAATGGCACGGGTTCTTTTATCGGAAACGGGACAAACCGGGACGATATATGAACCGGATTCGTGTGACCGCCAACGAACTCACCGCTGCACAGGCGCGAGAAATCGCACTCATTGCATACGAGTATGGGCATGGGATTGTCGATGTGACCACTCGAGCAAACCTGCAAATTCAGGGTTTGGAAATTTCACACCTTCCTGATGTGAAAAAGCGTTTAGAGCGTGTCGGCCTGAACTCGAAACAGACGGGGCATGACAACATCCGCAATGTCTTCGGGCATCCATTTAGCGGCCTGCTTTCAGAAGAAATTATCGACACCCGACAACTGTGTAAAGATGTCGATGAAATTTATATCGACAGTCGTGACTACTCCGACTTGCCGCGAAAATTGAATATCTGTTTCAGCGGAACTGAAGATCATCCAGCACATTACTGGACTCAAGACTTGAGTTTTATGGCGGCGCGCGATGATGAAGGGGAAGCTGGATTTCAGGTCTTGCTGGGAGGCACTCAAGGACAAAACCCGCGACTGGCCTGGCATCTGCCTGTCTTCTTGTATCCCGATCAAGTTGTTCCGCTGACGGAAGCGATCATCCAGCTCTTTCGAGAAAAAGGAACCCGAGAAAAACGTAACAAAGCCCGATTACGATTTCTGATTGAAGAGATTGGCATCGCCGGTGTCATTGATTGGCTGGAAGAAAAACTTCCTTTCCGAATGCAACCGTCGATCAGCGAACCGATCCCGACAGCTGTTCCTGAAGAATTTGTAGGTTGGATTCGGCAGAGCAATCCTAAACTCTGGACGATGGGGCTTTCCGTTCCACTGGGGAGAATGACATGGAAGCAGCTGGAAGGTCTTTCGCTCCTCAGCAAGAAGTGGGGAGATGGTCAGCTTCGCACGACACAGGAGCAAGGGATCGCGGTCATCAACATCCCCAACGGCTTTCGCGGAGCGGCAGCCACGGATGCAGCGGCTCTCGGTTTAAGTGTTCATGCGGATGAGTTCGAGCTGAACACGATGGCCTGCACAGGCAGTCAATTCTGCAATATCGCCGTGACGGAAACCAAAGGGCATATGTTCCAACTGATTGAGAAGCTACGCAAACGTGCTCTCAAGTTGCACGGCATTCGAATTCACATGAGCGGTTGTCCATCGAGTTGCGCACAACATTTCACGGCTGACATTGGCCTGAAAGGAGTTCGCGTACGTCGATTGGTCGGCACGAAAGAAGGTTTTGATCTCTTCCTCGGCGGTGGACTAGCGGGACAGGTCCACATGGGGCTGCCGTATCGACTCGGCATTGATGTGGATCAGCTTCCAAACGTGATTGAGGAAGTAACCGATGAATATTATTTAAGGCACAAGCCGGGGCAAACTTTCAGTAGCTTCTGGCGAGAACGTTTACAGGCTGCCGAAGCTGCCAAAGTGGGAGATGATGATTACGTAGTACCCACCTGGATTTGCGAAGGATGTGAACACGAACACCAAGGTGAAGACCCTCCCGTTTTTTGCCCAAGTTGCGCGGGACTGCGACGTCTGTTCGCACGTATCGAAAATGAAGGCGATTCGCCGGATCAACCAGACTCAAAAGACTCTGAACAACCGACTGTGCGAGATGATGGTTTTGTTTTCGCTGCCAAGTTGGAAGACATCCCTGGGAAAAATGGACTCACGGTTCAGGTGCAAGGTCGTGAGTATGCACTCTTTCGGCATGAGGACGGAATTCGCTGTATTGACTCTGCTTGCCCTCACGAAGGAGCGTCGCTGGCAGATGGAGAATTCAAAGATGGTGTCGTCAGTTGTCCCTGGCATGACTGGACGTTCAATGTCTGTTCCGGGTGTAGCCTTGAGCCTGTCGGGCATACCGTTACAACCTATGGCTCTCTAATTGAAGATGAGCGAGTTTACATTCTCCCTTCAGTAGAGGGTTCTGCATCCGAGCTAGCACCTCAAGCAAACTCAACTGCTGACATTCTGGCAGCTGCACGAGCGGGGACATCCGGGGCCTCGAAGAAACCAGTTCGCCCGGTCGAGGCAACGCTCCGCATCAAAGAGATTATCCAGGAAACCCCAGATGTCAAAACTTTCCGGCTCGACAATTCGGAAGGAAAGATCCCGTTTGACTTCCCCGGCAAGTTTGCAAAGGTTTGCCAGAAAATCGATGGAGAGGATGTGTGGCGAAGCTTCACGATCAGTTCGTCACCTTCAAAGCCAGAGGCGATTGACCTAACAATCAAGCTCAATCCAACAGGACGACTGACTCAGGAAATGTTTGCTTCTCTTCAACCGGGCGGCGAGCTTCGCTTGAAAGGAGCACAAGGAGCTTATTTCTTCGATCCCGACAAGCACTCACAGCCATTAGTGCTGATCTCAGCTGGCAGCGGTATCACCCCCATGATGTCGATCTCCCGATTGATTCGGGATTCCAACTTGAGCCATCCGGTCACGTTTTTATTCGGGGCACGAACAGCAGCAGATATCATTTTCCATCAAGAATGCCTGCAACTTCAGGAACAAGCAGACTGGTTCCGCTACTTTGTAACGCTATCTCAACCTGAAGAGAGCTGGCAGGGTGCGGTGGGGCGTCTCGACATGAAATATGTGCAGGAGCGTGTGAGTGATCTCAAAGGCTCGCGGTACTTTCTGTGTGGGCCGAATGAGTTTATGGATGCACTGCGAGCCCAGCTTGTGAGTCAAGGAGTTGACGACTCTCATATTCACACCGAGCAGTTTCATCAATCCCCAAAAGCTGTGACGGTTTGA
- a CDS encoding DmsC/YnfH family molybdoenzyme membrane anchor subunit, which translates to METLHKPKQQPVEESASQREFADRFLAELLHEQHELTAVEEFSQAHSTCQTESQHYSKLLPATPPQPGQQYAFEVDLDSCSGCKSCVVACHSLNGLDEEETWRDVGLLVGGTRSNPVMQHVTTACHHCLEPACMIACPVNAYEKDETTGIVRHLDDQCFGCQYCTLACPYDVPKYHPSKGIVRKCDMCTDRLSVGEAPACVQACPHEAIAIKLVEVNEVRENAEADPFLPGAPEPHLTYPTTNFKTKRIYPRNMLPADYYSVNPQHPHWPLIIMLVLTQLSVGTFTIGMLLESYLSEELLDAFRPVHSALALGLGLLALGASTLHLGRPQFAFRAILGLTHSWLSREIVAFGLFAGAATIYASSVWFNLLPVAWMVTLGWVIVATGALGLLCSIMIYVFTKREFWSFRQTTTKFTFTALILGIATTLLVLLISAGTERDQIGNQLFESIVRPLSLALIVVTSVKLAYELSLLVHLLNHRTSPLKRSALLLVGPLSNSSFFRVAAGVLGGIVMPLFLLARENEAFSNDVPAMIMVFFVFLACLGGELAERYQFFAAVSAPRMPGGPRR; encoded by the coding sequence ATGGAAACGCTGCACAAGCCAAAACAACAACCTGTTGAAGAATCAGCATCGCAACGAGAATTTGCTGATCGATTCTTGGCAGAGTTGCTGCATGAGCAACATGAGCTCACTGCCGTCGAAGAGTTCTCGCAAGCTCATTCGACCTGTCAGACAGAATCGCAACATTATTCAAAACTGCTCCCTGCAACACCCCCACAACCAGGACAGCAGTACGCGTTTGAAGTTGACCTCGACAGTTGTTCCGGATGTAAATCTTGCGTAGTTGCTTGTCATTCTTTGAACGGATTGGACGAAGAAGAGACCTGGCGTGATGTCGGATTGCTAGTAGGAGGGACGCGATCCAATCCGGTGATGCAGCATGTCACCACAGCCTGCCATCATTGTCTGGAGCCGGCCTGTATGATTGCTTGCCCGGTCAATGCATATGAGAAAGATGAAACCACCGGCATTGTGCGTCATCTCGATGATCAATGTTTTGGATGCCAGTATTGCACGTTGGCCTGCCCATATGATGTCCCGAAATATCATCCGAGCAAAGGGATTGTTCGCAAGTGCGATATGTGCACTGACCGCCTCTCGGTTGGTGAGGCCCCTGCCTGTGTGCAAGCTTGTCCTCACGAAGCGATTGCCATCAAACTTGTGGAAGTCAACGAAGTTCGTGAGAACGCAGAGGCCGATCCGTTTCTGCCAGGTGCGCCAGAACCTCACTTAACTTACCCGACGACAAACTTCAAAACGAAACGGATTTACCCCCGCAATATGCTTCCGGCAGATTACTATTCTGTCAATCCGCAACATCCACACTGGCCGCTGATTATCATGCTTGTGTTGACGCAGCTTTCCGTGGGGACATTTACCATCGGCATGCTGTTGGAATCTTACTTGTCTGAAGAGCTACTCGATGCGTTTCGTCCCGTCCATTCAGCTTTAGCCCTTGGGTTAGGCTTGCTTGCATTAGGGGCCAGTACCCTGCATCTGGGACGACCACAGTTTGCATTTCGTGCCATTCTGGGGCTGACACATTCCTGGCTTTCGAGAGAAATCGTCGCCTTCGGACTCTTCGCTGGCGCTGCAACGATTTATGCTTCATCAGTCTGGTTCAACCTGCTACCAGTTGCGTGGATGGTCACATTGGGGTGGGTGATTGTGGCGACCGGAGCATTGGGGCTGTTGTGCTCAATTATGATCTACGTCTTTACGAAGCGGGAGTTTTGGAGCTTTCGACAAACCACTACGAAGTTTACTTTCACAGCTTTGATTTTGGGGATTGCAACCACCCTGCTCGTCCTGCTGATTTCTGCAGGAACAGAACGGGATCAGATTGGGAACCAGTTGTTTGAATCAATTGTGAGACCATTGTCGCTAGCGTTGATCGTAGTGACGTCAGTGAAGCTTGCTTACGAACTTTCCTTATTGGTCCACCTGTTGAATCATCGAACTTCACCACTTAAACGCTCTGCGTTGCTGCTTGTTGGGCCACTCTCCAACAGTTCGTTCTTTCGAGTGGCAGCTGGAGTTCTGGGAGGTATCGTGATGCCGCTGTTTCTGTTGGCACGCGAGAACGAGGCCTTCTCAAATGATGTGCCAGCCATGATTATGGTCTTCTTTGTCTTCCTGGCTTGTCTGGGAGGTGAATTAGCGGAACGTTATCAGTTCTTCGCAGCGGTCTCCGCTCCACGAATGCCAGGAGGTCCGCGTCGATGA